The following are from one region of the Bradyrhizobium sediminis genome:
- a CDS encoding 2-hydroxychromene-2-carboxylate isomerase has protein sequence MTVTVDYYMTLTSPWTYLGSAPFAEIARRNKVTVNIKPCKFGPIFEQTGGLPLPKRSPQRRAYRMMELKRWREVRGVPLNLEPKSFPCDDTMATRLVIAAKLQGKDALKLSQELGRALWEREETLNDPDHVASAARRAGLDAAALRAGGPSDAELDALHEQYTNEALAAGVFGAPSYVLPSGEIFWGQDRLELLERALKQLA, from the coding sequence ATGACCGTCACCGTCGACTACTACATGACACTGACTTCGCCCTGGACCTATCTCGGCAGCGCGCCGTTCGCCGAGATCGCTAGGCGAAACAAGGTGACCGTCAATATCAAGCCCTGCAAGTTCGGACCGATCTTCGAGCAGACCGGCGGGCTGCCGCTGCCGAAGCGCTCGCCGCAGCGGCGCGCCTACCGGATGATGGAGTTGAAGCGCTGGCGCGAGGTGCGCGGCGTTCCGCTGAACCTCGAGCCAAAATCTTTCCCCTGCGACGACACCATGGCGACGCGGCTGGTGATCGCTGCCAAGCTGCAAGGCAAGGATGCCCTCAAGCTGTCGCAGGAACTCGGGCGCGCGCTGTGGGAACGCGAGGAAACGCTCAACGATCCGGATCACGTTGCATCAGCCGCGCGGCGGGCCGGCCTCGATGCCGCGGCGCTGCGCGCCGGCGGTCCTTCCGACGCCGAACTCGACGCACTGCACGAGCAGTACACAAATGAGGCTCTTGCGGCCGGCGTGTTCGGGGCGCCGAGCTACGTGCTGCCTTCCGGCGAGATCTTCTGGGGCCAGGACCGGCTGGAGCTGCTGGAACGCGCCTTGAAGCAGCTGGCGTAG
- a CDS encoding MaoC family dehydratase, whose product MNEVWKKPPISLQAYQNMVGHEVGVSSWHLLDQNRIDVYADVIEDHQFIHVDPERAKRETAFGGTVAHGFLTMSLLSIMSYEVMPVIAGTTMGVNYGFDKLRFLSPVRSGKRVRGRFTLAEAKLRKPTELLSRTNVTVEIEGEEKPALVADWLGLIYFA is encoded by the coding sequence ATGAATGAAGTCTGGAAGAAGCCCCCGATCTCGCTTCAAGCCTATCAGAACATGGTCGGCCACGAAGTCGGGGTGTCATCATGGCATCTGCTCGATCAGAACCGGATCGACGTCTATGCCGATGTGATCGAGGATCATCAGTTCATCCATGTCGATCCCGAGCGCGCCAAACGCGAGACCGCGTTCGGCGGCACGGTGGCGCATGGCTTCCTGACCATGTCGCTGCTGAGCATCATGTCCTACGAGGTGATGCCCGTGATCGCGGGCACCACCATGGGCGTCAATTACGGCTTCGATAAACTGCGCTTCCTTTCGCCGGTGCGTTCCGGCAAGCGCGTCCGCGGCCGCTTTACGCTCGCGGAAGCCAAGCTGCGCAAGCCGACCGAACTGCTGTCGCGCACCAATGTCACCGTCGAGATCGAGGGCGAGGAAAAACCCGCGCTGGTGGCCGACTGGCTCGGCCTGATCTATTTCGCATAG
- the mmsB gene encoding 3-hydroxyisobutyrate dehydrogenase, with translation MATIAFIGLGNMGGPMAANLVKGGHKVIAFDLVEASRNQAKADGAAIADSATAAVQGADTVITMLPAGKHVLSVWTEVVPVMTKGTLIIDCSTIDVESAKQAHALAAKNGVASVDAPVSGGTGGAKGATLTFMCGGDDKAFAAAKPVLEKMGKKIVHCGGAGAGQAAKICNNMILAVSMIAVGEAFALAEKLGLSHQALFDVASTSSGQCWALTSYCPVPGPVPTSPANNDYKPGFASTLMVKDLTLAQDAAKATGAATPLGKHAQEIYKAFDAAGHGGVDFSGIIQHVRSLAGK, from the coding sequence ATGGCAACGATCGCATTCATCGGTCTCGGCAATATGGGTGGGCCGATGGCGGCCAATCTGGTCAAGGGCGGCCACAAGGTGATCGCGTTCGACCTCGTGGAAGCGTCGCGCAATCAGGCCAAGGCGGACGGCGCTGCGATCGCCGACAGCGCGACGGCCGCGGTGCAGGGCGCCGACACCGTGATCACGATGCTGCCCGCGGGCAAGCACGTGCTGTCGGTCTGGACTGAAGTCGTACCGGTGATGACCAAGGGAACCCTGATCATCGACTGCTCAACCATCGACGTCGAAAGCGCCAAGCAGGCCCATGCGCTGGCGGCGAAAAATGGCGTCGCCTCGGTCGACGCGCCGGTGTCCGGCGGCACCGGCGGCGCCAAGGGTGCGACGCTGACCTTCATGTGCGGCGGCGACGACAAGGCGTTCGCGGCGGCCAAGCCTGTGTTGGAGAAGATGGGCAAGAAGATCGTGCATTGCGGCGGCGCCGGTGCCGGGCAGGCGGCGAAAATCTGCAACAACATGATCCTGGCCGTTTCCATGATCGCGGTCGGCGAGGCCTTTGCGCTCGCCGAAAAACTGGGGTTGTCGCATCAGGCGCTGTTCGACGTCGCCTCGACCTCATCGGGACAATGCTGGGCGCTGACATCCTATTGCCCGGTGCCGGGCCCGGTGCCGACCTCGCCCGCGAACAACGACTACAAGCCCGGCTTTGCCTCGACCCTGATGGTGAAGGACCTCACGCTGGCGCAGGACGCCGCCAAGGCGACGGGTGCTGCGACGCCGCTTGGCAAGCATGCGCAGGAAATCTACAAGGCATTCGACGCCGCCGGGCATGGCGGGGTGGATTTCTCGGGGATCATCCAGCACGTGCGGAGTCTGGCCGGCAAATGA
- a CDS encoding SDR family NAD(P)-dependent oxidoreductase, protein MAIRFDGRVAIVTGAGNGLGRAHALGLASRGAKVVVNDFGGARDGTGGSLTPAETVVEEIRKAGGTAMADGADVSNFEQVKAMVARATSEWGSVDLLCANAGILRDKSFAKMEVADFAKVLDVHLTGTFYCCKAVWDGMRERNYGRIVITTSSSGLFGNFGQANYGAAKAGMVGLMNVLAEEGRKNNIRVNTISPTAATRMTEELLPPQAQALLKPEAITPAVEYLLSEDAPTRTIMGAGAGSFAVIKVMETEGINLAQSDWTPDAVAAHFSEIADMSKAKALEGAFQQTQKYVAQAAARAGIKL, encoded by the coding sequence ATGGCAATCAGGTTTGACGGGCGCGTCGCCATCGTTACCGGCGCGGGCAATGGTCTTGGACGGGCGCACGCGCTGGGATTGGCGAGCCGCGGCGCCAAGGTCGTGGTCAACGACTTCGGCGGCGCCCGCGACGGCACCGGCGGGTCGCTGACCCCGGCCGAAACCGTGGTCGAGGAAATCCGCAAGGCAGGTGGCACGGCGATGGCCGACGGCGCCGACGTCTCGAATTTCGAGCAGGTCAAGGCGATGGTGGCTCGCGCCACCAGCGAGTGGGGCAGCGTCGACCTGCTCTGCGCCAACGCCGGCATTTTACGCGACAAGTCGTTTGCCAAGATGGAGGTGGCCGACTTCGCCAAGGTGCTCGACGTGCATCTCACCGGCACCTTCTATTGTTGCAAGGCGGTGTGGGACGGCATGCGCGAGCGCAACTACGGCCGCATCGTCATCACCACCTCGTCGTCCGGCCTGTTCGGCAATTTCGGCCAGGCCAATTACGGTGCTGCGAAAGCCGGCATGGTCGGACTGATGAACGTGCTGGCGGAAGAGGGCCGCAAGAACAACATCCGCGTCAACACGATCTCGCCGACCGCAGCGACGCGCATGACGGAAGAACTGCTGCCGCCGCAGGCGCAGGCGCTGTTGAAGCCGGAGGCGATTACGCCTGCGGTGGAGTACCTGCTCAGCGAGGACGCGCCGACCCGCACCATCATGGGCGCCGGCGCGGGCTCGTTCGCGGTGATCAAGGTCATGGAAACCGAGGGCATCAACCTGGCCCAATCCGACTGGACTCCCGATGCGGTCGCCGCGCATTTTTCCGAGATCGCCGACATGTCGAAGGCGAAGGCGCTGGAAGGCGCGTTCCAGCAGACCCAGAAATATGTCGCCCAGGCCGCGGCGCGGGCGGGGATCAAGCTGTAG
- a CDS encoding YaiI/YqxD family protein, translating into MTAVLNTTRIYVDADACPVKDEIYRVAIRHGLPVSVVAGSFIRVPQDPLIERIAAGSGMDAADDWIAERAGKGDIVITSDIPLASRCVKTGAEVIAPNGKPFTEQSIGMTLAVRNLMTDLRSSGEITGGPRSFAPRDRSAFLSALDQTIRRIQRQRADQTAQEQS; encoded by the coding sequence ATGACAGCCGTTTTGAACACCACCCGCATCTATGTCGACGCCGACGCCTGTCCGGTCAAAGACGAAATCTACCGCGTCGCCATCCGGCACGGCCTGCCCGTCAGCGTGGTCGCCGGCAGCTTCATCCGAGTGCCCCAGGACCCGCTGATCGAGCGCATCGCGGCAGGCTCCGGGATGGACGCCGCCGACGACTGGATTGCGGAACGCGCGGGAAAGGGCGATATCGTCATCACCTCGGATATCCCGCTGGCGAGCCGTTGCGTGAAGACCGGCGCCGAGGTGATCGCGCCGAACGGCAAGCCATTCACGGAGCAATCGATCGGGATGACGCTGGCGGTTCGCAATCTGATGACCGACCTGCGGTCCTCGGGCGAAATCACCGGCGGTCCGCGGTCGTTCGCGCCGCGCGACCGCTCGGCGTTCCTGTCGGCGCTCGACCAGACCATCCGCCGCATCCAGCGCCAACGCGCCGATCAAACCGCGCAAGAACAGAGTTGA
- a CDS encoding FAD-binding oxidoreductase, which translates to MQAAIIGELRAAFDATTVLTGGGIGARYHTDMAGIAVAPPLAVVRPRTTEEVSQFLKLCHRARVPVTTQGGMTGLVRATMPAPGEIVLSTERMNAIEEVDTGGGVVITQTGVPLQRLQERVEQDGFMFPLDLGARGSCTIGGNISTNAGGNRVIRYGMTRDLVLGLEAVLADGTVLKGVRKYIKNNTGIDLKQLFVGTEGTLGVVTRAALRIFPAPAEQQVALCALSSFDKVRALLTLSRSRLGGDLTAFEVMWNNYYRLTTELVKGVAAPLPTNHPFYVLLESSGSDAGRIRADLEKLLEQTLGDDIILDATIASSGAAAAAIWRIRDSSVELGRALGPGVGFDISLAIDRMEAFADAVDKGLKTIHSDAYAIVFGHAGDGNLHVSAKYPPPADKHDEVSKLVYGITGEFAGSVSAEHGIGILKRPYLKLSRTAEEIETMRTLKRALDPHQILNPGRIFTM; encoded by the coding sequence GTGCAGGCGGCAATCATCGGCGAACTTCGCGCGGCGTTCGATGCGACGACGGTCCTGACCGGCGGCGGCATCGGCGCCCGCTATCACACCGACATGGCCGGTATTGCGGTCGCACCCCCGCTTGCGGTGGTGCGGCCGCGCACGACGGAAGAGGTCTCGCAATTCCTCAAGCTTTGCCATCGGGCGCGCGTGCCGGTCACGACACAGGGCGGCATGACCGGGCTGGTGCGCGCCACGATGCCGGCGCCGGGCGAAATCGTGCTGTCGACCGAGCGCATGAACGCGATCGAAGAAGTCGATACCGGCGGCGGAGTCGTCATCACCCAAACCGGCGTGCCGCTGCAACGGTTGCAGGAGCGCGTCGAACAGGACGGCTTCATGTTCCCGCTCGATCTCGGCGCGCGGGGCAGTTGCACCATCGGCGGCAACATCTCCACCAATGCCGGCGGCAACCGGGTGATCCGCTATGGCATGACGCGCGACCTCGTGCTCGGGCTCGAAGCTGTGCTTGCGGACGGAACCGTCCTCAAGGGGGTGCGCAAATACATCAAGAACAACACCGGCATCGATCTCAAGCAGTTGTTCGTCGGCACCGAGGGCACGCTCGGCGTGGTCACGCGCGCCGCGCTGCGGATCTTCCCGGCGCCGGCGGAGCAGCAGGTAGCGCTGTGCGCGCTTTCGAGCTTCGACAAGGTCCGCGCCTTGCTGACGCTTTCGCGCTCGCGGCTTGGCGGCGACCTCACCGCCTTTGAGGTGATGTGGAACAACTATTATCGCCTCACCACCGAACTGGTGAAAGGCGTCGCCGCGCCGCTTCCGACCAATCATCCCTTCTACGTCCTGCTCGAATCCTCCGGCAGCGACGCCGGACGTATCCGCGCCGACCTCGAGAAATTGCTGGAGCAGACGCTGGGGGACGACATCATCCTCGATGCCACGATTGCGAGCTCTGGGGCGGCGGCCGCGGCGATCTGGCGGATTCGCGATTCCTCGGTCGAGCTCGGCCGCGCGCTCGGCCCCGGCGTCGGCTTCGACATCAGCCTTGCCATCGACAGAATGGAGGCGTTCGCGGACGCCGTCGACAAGGGACTGAAGACGATCCACAGCGATGCCTACGCGATCGTGTTCGGCCATGCCGGCGACGGCAATCTGCACGTCAGCGCAAAGTACCCGCCGCCGGCCGACAAGCACGACGAGGTTTCGAAGCTCGTGTACGGCATCACAGGCGAATTCGCAGGCTCGGTCTCTGCCGAGCACGGCATCGGCATCCTGAAGCGGCCCTATCTCAAGCTCAGCCGCACCGCGGAGGAGATCGAGACCATGCGCACGCTGAAGCGCGCGCTCGACCCGCATCAGATTCTCAATCCCGGGCGCATCTTCACGATGTGA
- a CDS encoding ABC-F family ATP-binding cassette domain-containing protein has protein sequence MAPPLIQLKDIKLTFGGTPLLSGVELSVSAGERVCLIGRNGSGKSTLLKIAAGLVEPDSGSRFVQPGATVRYLPQEPDFDGFATTLAYVEAGLGPGDDHYQARYVLEQLGLHGDEDPAHLSGGEARRAALARVLAPSPDILLLDEPTNHLDLTTIEWLESELGGRRSALVIISHDRRFLSNLSRSTAWLDRGQIKQIDRGFSAFEEWRDEVLAEEERDQHKLDRKIVNEEHWLRYGVSGRRKRNVKRLGNLYTLRQQRRDYRGATGNANLAAAEADKSGKLVIEAKNISRTYGDRKIVDGFSIRVQRGDRIGIVGPNGAGKTTLIEMLTGAKPPDSGTIRFGANIEMATLDQHRESLDPKSTLAEALTGGRGDHVMVGGKPKHVVSYMKDFLFGQEQMRTPLEVLSGGERGRLMLARALAKPSNLLVLDEPTNDLDLETLDVLEEMLGDYEGTVILISHDRDFLDRVVTSVIAPEGDGRWIEYAGGYTDMLSQRGADLRREAVKAAATAAEEKRESKTGTPSGTSKRRLNFNEKHALETLPKTIARLQAEIAKQQRHLDDPNLFQKDRKKFDQASDALTKAQKELQEAEDRWLELEVLREEIEQA, from the coding sequence ATGGCGCCTCCGCTGATCCAGTTGAAAGACATCAAGCTGACCTTCGGCGGTACGCCGCTGTTGTCGGGCGTCGAACTGTCGGTGTCGGCAGGCGAGCGCGTCTGCCTGATCGGCCGCAACGGCTCCGGTAAGTCGACGCTGCTCAAGATCGCCGCCGGCCTGGTCGAGCCCGACAGCGGCAGCCGTTTCGTGCAGCCTGGCGCCACCGTCCGCTATCTGCCGCAGGAGCCGGATTTCGACGGTTTTGCGACCACGCTGGCCTATGTGGAGGCGGGCCTTGGCCCCGGCGACGATCACTATCAGGCCCGCTATGTGCTGGAGCAGCTCGGCCTGCACGGCGACGAAGACCCCGCACATCTCTCCGGCGGCGAAGCCCGCCGCGCCGCGCTGGCGCGGGTGCTGGCGCCCTCGCCCGACATCCTGCTGCTGGACGAACCCACCAACCATCTCGACCTCACCACCATCGAATGGCTGGAGAGCGAACTCGGCGGCCGGCGTAGCGCGCTGGTCATCATCAGCCATGATCGCCGCTTCCTTTCCAACCTGTCGCGCTCGACCGCCTGGCTCGATCGCGGCCAGATCAAGCAGATCGACCGCGGTTTCAGCGCCTTCGAGGAATGGCGCGACGAGGTGCTGGCCGAGGAAGAGCGCGACCAGCACAAGCTCGACCGCAAGATCGTCAATGAAGAGCACTGGCTGCGCTACGGCGTCTCCGGCCGCCGCAAGCGCAACGTCAAGCGGCTCGGCAATCTCTACACGCTGCGCCAGCAGCGGCGCGACTACCGCGGCGCCACCGGGAATGCCAACCTCGCCGCCGCCGAAGCCGACAAATCCGGCAAGCTCGTCATCGAAGCCAAGAACATCTCCAGGACCTATGGCGACCGCAAGATCGTCGACGGCTTCTCGATCCGGGTGCAGCGCGGCGACCGTATCGGCATCGTCGGTCCGAACGGCGCCGGCAAGACCACGCTGATCGAGATGCTGACCGGCGCCAAGCCGCCGGACAGCGGCACCATCCGCTTCGGCGCCAACATCGAGATGGCGACGCTGGACCAGCACCGCGAAAGCCTCGATCCCAAATCGACGCTGGCCGAAGCCCTGACCGGCGGCCGCGGCGACCATGTCATGGTCGGCGGCAAGCCGAAACACGTGGTCAGCTACATGAAGGACTTTCTGTTTGGACAGGAGCAGATGCGCACGCCGCTCGAGGTGCTTTCCGGCGGCGAACGCGGCCGGCTGATGCTGGCCCGCGCGCTGGCGAAGCCCTCCAACCTCCTGGTGCTGGACGAGCCGACCAACGACCTCGATCTCGAAACCCTCGACGTGCTGGAGGAAATGCTCGGCGACTACGAGGGCACCGTGATCCTGATCAGCCATGACCGCGACTTCCTCGATCGCGTCGTGACCTCGGTGATCGCGCCGGAAGGCGACGGCCGCTGGATCGAGTATGCCGGCGGCTATACCGACATGCTGTCGCAGCGGGGCGCGGATCTGAGGCGCGAGGCAGTGAAGGCGGCGGCAACCGCCGCCGAAGAGAAACGGGAATCGAAAACCGGCACGCCATCAGGCACATCGAAGCGCCGGCTCAATTTCAACGAAAAGCACGCGCTGGAAACGCTGCCCAAGACCATCGCCAGGCTGCAGGCCGAAATCGCCAAGCAGCAGCGGCACCTTGACGATCCCAATTTGTTCCAGAAGGATCGCAAGAAGTTCGACCAAGCCTCTGATGCACTTACCAAAGCGCAAAAGGAACTGCAGGAAGCCGAGGACCGATGGCTGGAACTTGAAGTGCTGCGCGAAGAAATCGAACAGGCCTAA
- a CDS encoding D-TA family PLP-dependent enzyme, translating to MTTPLAAKIAREYGTPCAVIDMERVERNIARIQAACDAAGVANRPHIKTHKSPVLARLQIAAGAKGITCQKLGEAEVMANAGIDDILISYNLIGEEKMTRLGALQAKANMTVAADNSTVIAGLPQAATASGRPLSVVVECDTGRKRAGVETPAEAIALAREIAASKGLLFAGFMLYPTETGWAEAQKFYDEALAGVRAHGLDAAIVSTGGTPNLKNVGKLKGATEHRPGTYIYNDRMQVAAGVASWDDCALNIYSTVVSRAGPDRGILDAGSKTLTSDTGGLEGHGLILEHPEAKIARFAEEHGFLDLTRSNTRPNVGDVVRIVPNHVCVVVNMMDEVVMVRGEEIVGTLPVAARGKLR from the coding sequence ATGACCACGCCGCTTGCCGCCAAGATCGCCCGCGAATACGGCACGCCTTGCGCCGTCATCGACATGGAGCGCGTGGAGCGCAACATCGCGCGGATCCAGGCCGCCTGCGATGCGGCCGGGGTCGCCAACCGGCCGCATATCAAGACCCACAAGAGCCCTGTCCTGGCGCGGCTGCAGATCGCGGCCGGCGCCAAGGGCATCACCTGCCAGAAGCTCGGCGAGGCCGAGGTAATGGCGAACGCCGGGATCGACGACATCCTGATCAGCTACAATCTGATCGGCGAGGAGAAAATGACCCGGCTCGGCGCACTGCAGGCCAAGGCCAATATGACGGTCGCCGCCGATAATTCGACCGTGATTGCCGGCCTGCCGCAGGCGGCAACCGCTTCCGGCCGGCCGCTCTCGGTCGTGGTCGAGTGCGACACCGGGCGCAAGCGCGCCGGGGTCGAAACCCCAGCCGAAGCTATCGCACTGGCGCGCGAGATCGCAGCGTCGAAGGGATTGCTGTTCGCGGGCTTCATGCTGTACCCGACCGAAACCGGCTGGGCGGAAGCGCAGAAGTTCTACGACGAGGCGCTGGCCGGGGTGCGCGCGCACGGGCTCGACGCGGCAATCGTCTCCACCGGCGGCACGCCGAACCTGAAAAATGTCGGCAAGCTCAAGGGCGCCACCGAGCACCGGCCCGGCACCTATATCTATAACGACCGCATGCAGGTCGCCGCCGGCGTCGCCAGCTGGGACGATTGCGCGCTGAATATCTATTCGACCGTGGTCAGCCGCGCCGGCCCGGACCGCGGCATTCTCGACGCCGGCTCGAAGACGCTGACCTCGGACACCGGCGGCCTTGAGGGCCACGGCCTGATCCTCGAACATCCCGAGGCCAAGATCGCCCGTTTCGCCGAGGAACACGGATTCCTCGACCTGACCCGCAGCAACACCCGCCCCAATGTCGGCGATGTCGTGCGGATCGTGCCCAATCATGTGTGCGTCGTCGTCAACATGATGGACGAGGTGGTGATGGTGCGCGGCGAGGAAATCGTCGGCACGCTGCCGGTGGCGGCAAGGGGGAAGCTGCGGTAG
- a CDS encoding AMP-binding protein: MTTFQEARAFLLRHRTDYDKAVADFRWPDPAPFNWALDWFDAELARNPDSRDRAALWIVDAGSNRETKLSFEALSRRSNQVANFLRAQGLKRGDHLLLLLGNVVPLWETMLAAMKLGVVVIPATTLLTPDELRDRLDRGRAKVVVATQDQVAKFSGLGAERLVRIVVGASSKQDGWLAYEQVAEFAEGFVPDGPTGADDPMLLYFTSGTTAKPKLVRHSQRSYPVGALSTMFWLGLQPGDVHLNISSPGWAKHAWSCFFAPWNAGATVFVVNQPRFDAKGLLATIGRCGVTTLCAPPTVWRLFIQEKLDTFKVSLREVCGAGEPLNPEVIDQVRAAWGLTIRDGYGQTETTALAGNSPGQKVKVGSMGRPLPGYRVQISDIDGHITKEGEVTLLLGDVRPAGLMQGYQGDDGKLSGADGNLYRSGDVVFADEEGYLTFVGRSDDVFKSSDYRISPFELESILLEHEKVAEAAVVPSPDPIRLAIPKAYVLLVSGAERSAETALSIFQHLHTRLAPFKRIRRIELVTELPKTISGKIRRVQLRRLEHDNDRGDPLRGDEFREEDFPELQKVRAAGSSEN; the protein is encoded by the coding sequence ATGACGACATTCCAAGAAGCGCGCGCATTCCTCCTCAGGCATCGGACCGATTACGACAAGGCGGTTGCGGATTTCCGCTGGCCGGATCCGGCGCCGTTCAACTGGGCGCTGGACTGGTTCGACGCGGAGCTGGCGCGCAACCCCGACAGCAGGGATCGCGCGGCGCTGTGGATCGTCGATGCCGGCAGCAACCGCGAAACCAAACTCTCCTTTGAGGCGCTGTCCCGCCGTTCCAATCAAGTCGCCAATTTCCTGCGCGCGCAGGGCTTGAAGCGCGGCGATCATCTGCTCTTGCTGCTCGGCAATGTCGTGCCGCTGTGGGAGACCATGCTGGCGGCGATGAAGCTCGGGGTGGTGGTGATCCCCGCCACCACGTTGCTGACGCCGGACGAATTGCGCGACCGGCTGGATCGCGGCCGCGCCAAGGTCGTGGTGGCGACGCAGGATCAGGTCGCGAAATTCTCAGGTCTCGGCGCCGAACGGCTTGTTCGGATCGTGGTCGGTGCATCCTCGAAGCAGGACGGCTGGCTGGCTTACGAGCAGGTCGCGGAGTTTGCGGAAGGTTTTGTGCCTGACGGACCGACCGGCGCCGACGATCCGATGCTGCTGTATTTCACTTCCGGCACGACCGCCAAACCGAAACTGGTGCGCCACAGCCAGCGCAGCTATCCGGTCGGCGCGCTCTCGACCATGTTCTGGCTCGGCCTGCAGCCGGGCGACGTGCATCTGAACATTTCCTCCCCCGGCTGGGCCAAACACGCCTGGAGCTGCTTCTTCGCGCCGTGGAACGCCGGCGCCACCGTGTTCGTGGTCAACCAGCCGCGCTTCGACGCCAAGGGACTGCTCGCGACCATCGGCCGCTGCGGCGTCACCACGCTGTGCGCGCCGCCGACGGTGTGGCGGCTGTTCATCCAGGAGAAGCTCGACACCTTCAAGGTGTCGTTGCGCGAAGTCTGCGGCGCCGGCGAGCCGCTCAATCCTGAAGTGATCGATCAGGTGCGCGCCGCCTGGGGGCTGACAATCCGCGACGGCTACGGCCAGACCGAGACCACCGCGCTGGCCGGCAATTCGCCGGGGCAGAAGGTCAAGGTCGGATCGATGGGCCGCCCGCTGCCGGGTTACCGCGTCCAGATCAGCGATATCGACGGGCACATCACCAAGGAGGGCGAGGTCACCCTGTTGCTCGGGGACGTCAGGCCCGCCGGCCTGATGCAGGGCTATCAGGGCGACGACGGCAAACTCTCCGGCGCCGACGGCAATCTCTACCGCAGCGGTGACGTGGTGTTTGCCGACGAGGAGGGCTATTTGACCTTCGTCGGCCGTTCCGACGATGTCTTCAAGTCGTCGGATTACCGGATCAGCCCGTTCGAACTCGAAAGCATTTTGCTGGAGCATGAGAAGGTGGCGGAGGCCGCGGTCGTGCCCAGTCCGGATCCGATCCGGCTGGCGATCCCGAAAGCCTATGTGCTACTGGTATCGGGCGCGGAGCGCTCGGCGGAAACCGCGTTATCGATCTTCCAGCATCTGCACACGCGGCTGGCGCCGTTCAAGCGCATCCGGCGCATCGAACTGGTGACGGAATTGCCGAAGACGATTTCCGGAAAAATCCGCCGCGTGCAGTTGCGCCGGCTGGAGCATGACAATGATCGCGGCGATCCCTTGAGGGGCGACGAATTCCGCGAAGAGGATTTCCCGGAGCTGCAAAAGGTGCGGGCGGCCGGATCGTCGGAGAACTAA
- a CDS encoding NAD(P)/FAD-dependent oxidoreductase — protein sequence MSSIPKNHVAVIGAGPAGLMAAEVLAQGGARVTVYDAMPSAGRKFLMAGRGGLNLTHSEKLPAFLARYGEAQPLLADAIKAFPPDALRKWSEALGQPTFVGSSGRVFPEALKASPLLRAWLRKLDSMGVKFALRHRWAGWDEQGRLLFETPDGPRVVGAHATVLALGGASWPRLGATGAWVKILAAEGVTISPLRPANCGFTVAWSDVFRNRFEGHPLKGVALSFGEHSVRGEAMVTRTGIEGGAVYALSAVLREAIAGSGLATLHVALRPDLEISDLVARLSAPRGKQSLSNWLRKAAHLSPVAIGLLQEAAAVSGASLSSLPTEKLAGLINAVPIRLTGIAAIARAISTAGGIAFDQLDADFMIRRLPGVFAAGEMLDWEAPTGGYLLQASFATGAAAGKGVLRWLDRKI from the coding sequence ATGTCTTCAATTCCAAAGAACCACGTCGCCGTCATCGGCGCCGGTCCCGCCGGCCTGATGGCCGCCGAGGTGCTGGCGCAGGGTGGCGCGCGCGTCACCGTCTATGACGCGATGCCGTCGGCAGGCCGCAAGTTCCTGATGGCGGGGCGCGGCGGGCTCAATCTGACCCACAGCGAGAAGCTGCCGGCGTTTCTCGCGCGTTATGGCGAGGCGCAGCCGCTGCTGGCCGACGCGATCAAGGCGTTTCCGCCGGATGCTCTGCGCAAATGGAGCGAGGCGCTGGGGCAGCCGACCTTCGTCGGCTCCAGCGGCCGCGTATTCCCTGAAGCGTTGAAGGCCTCGCCGCTGCTGCGCGCCTGGCTGCGGAAGCTGGACTCCATGGGCGTGAAATTCGCGCTGCGCCACCGCTGGGCCGGCTGGGACGAGCAGGGCCGATTGCTGTTTGAAACGCCCGACGGACCGCGCGTTGTCGGTGCGCACGCCACCGTGCTCGCGCTCGGCGGCGCCAGCTGGCCGCGGCTTGGGGCGACCGGCGCATGGGTAAAAATACTCGCGGCCGAGGGCGTGACGATATCGCCGCTCAGACCAGCCAATTGCGGCTTCACCGTCGCCTGGTCCGATGTCTTTCGCAATCGCTTCGAAGGCCATCCGCTCAAGGGCGTAGCGCTGTCGTTCGGCGAACATAGCGTTCGCGGCGAGGCCATGGTCACACGGACCGGCATCGAGGGCGGCGCGGTCTATGCGCTGTCGGCTGTGTTGCGCGAGGCCATCGCCGGTTCGGGGCTGGCAACCCTGCATGTCGCCTTGCGGCCCGATCTGGAAATCTCCGATCTGGTTGCCCGGCTGTCTGCCCCCCGCGGCAAGCAATCCCTTTCAAACTGGCTGCGCAAGGCGGCGCATCTGTCGCCTGTCGCCATTGGCCTGCTGCAGGAGGCGGCGGCGGTATCCGGAGCGTCGCTTTCGTCGCTGCCGACGGAAAAACTCGCTGGATTGATCAATGCGGTGCCGATCAGGCTCACCGGCATTGCCGCGATCGCGCGTGCGATCTCGACCGCGGGCGGGATCGCGTTCGATCAACTCGATGCCGATTTCATGATCCGCCGTTTGCCCGGCGTGTTCGCTGCTGGTGAAATGCTCGACTGGGAAGCGCCGACCGGCGGCTATCTGCTGCAGGCCTCGTTCGCGACGGGGGCGGCGGCGGGGAAGGGTGTGTTGAGGTGGCTTGACCGAAAAATCTGA